A genomic window from Gambusia affinis linkage group LG16, SWU_Gaff_1.0, whole genome shotgun sequence includes:
- the myo10l1 gene encoding unconventional myosin-X isoform X1, which translates to MESFFTEGARVWVREKEQLLPATVNSCGDGTLVVTTDYGEVFYLQQAEVTRERVYAMHQSSIDGVEDMSALAELHEAAIMHNLYQRYQKDNIYTNIGSILAAVNPYKQIPGLYDLDRVDSYSKHHLGELPPHIFAVANECYRCIWKRHDSQCVLISGESGAGKTESTKLLLQFLSVMSQNSIAAPQSERTTHVEQAIVQSSPIMEAFGNAKTVYNNNSSRFGKFIQLHFSECGNIQGGCVIDYLLEKNRVVRQNPGERNYHIFYALLAGASKEDKSLYFLEDPAESFHYLSQSGCLKDKSLNDKELYNSVMEALKVLGFTEEECRDMFKLLSGVLQLGNMEFMLAGGAQITTKQVVSNASELLGLDAFQLSEVLTQRSIILRGEEICSPLTIEQAIDSRDSVAMALYSQCFSWIILKINQKIKGKENFKSIGILDIFGFENFEVNRFEQFNINYANEKLQSYFNKHIFSLEQLEYNREGVQWDAIDWMDNAECLDLIEKKLGLLALVNEESRFPKGTDFTLLEKLHSRHSTNPYYVKPRVADHQFGIKHYAGEVLYDVRGILEKNRDTFRDDILNMLKDSRLDFIYDLFEKVGSRNNEEKMGTARRKPTVSSQFRDSLHALMATLSASNPFFIRCIKPNMEKNPNVFDPEIVLNQLRYSGMLETVKIRRAGFPVRRTFKDFLSRYKIIIKDKVPAAGDDKKRSTDLLTKYDKTKKEWQLGKTKVFMKESLEQRLEKDRDEIRRQAAMIIRAHLLTFSAKKRFKQVRSSIVVLQKHLRRHIQRRQFVKKRKAALVLQKHRRGQVARTRVRKLREEKKKKREDEERKKEEEEKKTTGGEENEEVNEDDQKDEARQMEEILQLEREIERLQKKREDEVSQLCESSKQELQLRRDAELKRMKKEASRKATELIDLLNFGGVDPSAEAVGAKPVAEAKTAKGASTAGGASKEEDVDEGFHAEEECIPLPDFPPPAESDAPIDQDIFVHLPPPPPAFAEGTVPPTPPPLPVDGVPATGIPPPPPLPPPGDGAPVPPPPPAEGEKNEETKTDAERKVSMVESLVDGEEPIYSMPADTESDYDQEDEEGSVNAGDDSSVSGSNRGSAAVTDEEHPRKSTCTNTSVESYRGSSDSYADSEDEHDGMMDTDEEVTNGRVTLLNGNGPPYFHGYLYMKAGLMIPWKRRWCVLKDETFMWFRSKQESLKSGWLYKKGGGLSTLSRRLNWKMRWFVLRDSKLMYYENDSEEKLKGTIDIRAAKEIVDNHEKENALNIVTDERTYQVFAESPEDASGWFNVLSKVRVCTPEQLLDMSHEQANPKNAVGTLDVGLIDSVCASDNPDRPNSFVIITANRVIHCNSDTPEEMHHWISLLQKPKGDARIDGQEFLVRGWLHKEMKTNAKSTSLKLKKRWFVLTHNSLDYYKSAEKNSSKMGTLVLNSLCSVIQPDERVHRETGYWNIIVYGRKHCYRLYTKMLNEAMRWTAAILGVIESKTPIETPTLQLIRDIKENSVNAEIVEQMYRRNPILRYTQHPLHSPLLPLPYGEVTSLHRQQGYASLQDEAVRVFNSLQEMETLADTVPIIQGILQTCQDLRPLRDEVYCQVIKQTNHVPQPNSPANLAHWHLLTCMSCTFLPSRAILRYLRFHLKRVRERYPGTDIERYASFIGESLKKTKTREFVPSQEEIAALLLRQEMSTTVYCHGGGSCKISINSHTTAGEVVEKLIRGLAMEDSKNLFSLFEHNTFTDRALESRVIVADVLAKFERLAGSEEDEEEGEWKLYFKLYCFLDVESMPKEGVEFAFMFEQAHESLISGHFPASEETLQHLAALRLQYLHGDGAGRAGWSLGSVYPIGRLRNRILQSTKPGVGAAGGAGSRGSGGIGDVIGTIGGQGGTGASTEKRKTPTFRDSSLRKSKTGSLKKQKVEGEQRLEMWVKEETSATRTSILEKWTRLQGMPQHQAMLKYMSIIKEWPGYGSTLFDVECKEGGFPHDLWLGVSADNVSVYKRGEPKPLETFQYEHITFFGASQPCTYKIIVDEREMYFETPQVGEITKIMKAYINMVVKKRCSIMSVTSVASSWAR; encoded by the exons GTGTTTTACCTACAGCAGGCCGAGGTCACCAGGGAGCGGGTGTATGCGATGCACCAGTCCAGTATTGACGGGGTGGAGGACATGTCAGCGCTGGCTGAGTTGCATGAGGCTGCAATCATGCACAACCTTTACCAGCGCTACCAAAAGGATAACATTTAC ACTAATATTGGAAGCATCCTGGCTGCTGTCAACCCATATAAACAGATCCCAGGCCTTTACGACCTGGACAGAGTGGACTCGTACTCCAAGCACCATCTGGGGGAACTCCCCCCGCACATTTTTGCCGTGGCCAATGAATGTTACCGCTGCATCTGGAAACGCCACGACAGTCAGTGTGTCCTCATAAG TGGTGAATCAGGAGCGGGGAAGACGGAGAGcaccaaactgctgctgcagtttctgtCGGTGATGAGCCAGAACTCAATCGCTGCTCCTCAGTCGGAGAGAACTACACATGTGGAGCAGGCCATCGTTCAGAGCAG TCCAATCATGGAGGCTTTTGGGAACGCAAAGACCGTTTACAACAACAACTCCAGTCGCTTTGGGAAGTTCATCCAGCTTCACTTCTCAGAGTGCGGCAACATCCAAGGAGGCTGCGTCATCGACT ATTTACTGGAAAAG aACCGTGTGGTACGACAAAATCCAGGAGAGAGAAACTACCACATCTTCTATGCTCTGCTGGCAGGAGCCAGTAAAGAGGATAAAA GTCTGTATTTCCTGGAGGATCCTGCTGAATCTTTCCACTACCTCAGCCAGTCAGGATGTCTGAAGGACAAGAGCCTGAATGACAAAGAACTGTACAACAGTGTTATG GAGGCACTGAAGGTTTTAGGCTTTACAGAGGAAGAATGCAGAGACATGTTCAAGCTGCTGTCGGGAGTCTTGCAGCTCGGCAACATGGAGTTTATGCTCGCAGGAGGGGCTCAGATCACCACCAAGCAAG TGGTCAGTAACGCCAGTGAACTGTTGGGTCTGGACGCCTTCCAGCTCTCTGAAGTCCTGACTCAGCGATCCATAATCCTCAGAGGAGAGGAAATCTGTTCCCCTCTCACGATTGAACAG GCCATTGATTCCAGGGACTCTGTCGCGATGGCGCTGTATTCCCAGTGTTTCTCCTGGATCATCCTCAAGATTAATCAGAAGATTaagggaaaagaaaatttcaaatCCATTGGCATTCTTGATATCTTTGGCTTTGAAAATTTTGAG GTGAATCGTTTTGAGCAGTTTAACATCAATTACGCCAACGAGAAGCTCCAGTCATACTTTAACAAGCACATCTTCTCCCTGGAGCAGCTGGAGTACAACAG GGAAGGAGTTCAGTGGGACGCCATCGACTGGATGGACAATGCCGAGTGTCTCGACCTCATAGAGAAG AAACTTGGCTTGTTGGCACTAGTGAACGAAGAGAGCCGCTTCCCCAAAGGAACAGACTTCACTCTGCTGGAGAAGCTGCACAGCAGACACTCT ACAAACCCTTACTATGTGAAGCCCAGAGTCGCAGATCATCAGTTTGGGATCAAGCATTATGCCGGAGAG GTGCTGTATGATGTGAGAGGAATCTTGGAGAAGAACAGAGACACGTTCAGGGACGACATCCTGAACATGCTCAAGGACAGCAG GTTGGACTTCATCTACGACTTGTTTGAGAAGGTCGGCAGCAGAAACAATGAGGAGAAGATGGGGACAGCCAGACGTAAGCCCACAGTGAGCTCCCAGTTCAGG GATTCCCTCCATGCTCTCATGGCCACACTTAGTGCATCCAATCCGTTCTTCATTCGCTGCATTAAGCCCAACATGGAAAAG AATCCGAACGTGTTTGACCCAGAAATCGTCCTGAACCAGCTAAGGTATTCAGGGATGCTGGAGACGGTGAAGATCCGTCGCGCCGGGTTCCCCGTTCGCAGAACATTCAAAGATTTTTTATCTCG GtataaaatcatcataaaagACAAGGTGCCAGCAGCAGGGGATGACAAGAAAAGAAGCACTGATCTCTTAACTAAATATGATAAAACTAAGAAGGAGTGGCAGCTGGGAAAGACCAAG GTGTTCATGAAGGAGTCTTTGGAGCAGCGTTTGGAGAAAGACCGGGATGAAATCCGGCGTCAAGCTGCCATGATAATCCGAGCCCATCTACTCACTTTTTCTGCAAA GAAGCGTTTCAAACAGGTTCGCTCCAGCATCGTTGTTCTGCAGAAGCACTTGCGGAGGCACATCCAACGCAGACAGTTCGTCAAGAAGCGCAAGGCGGCGCTGGTGCTGCAGAAGCACAGGCGAGGGCAGGTGGCCCGCACCCGCGTTCGAAAACtcagagaggagaagaagaagaagagggaagatgaggaaaggaagaaggaggaggaagagaagaagacgACGGGCGGAGAGGAAAACGAAGAGGTTAATGAAGACGATCAGAAG GATGAAGCTCGTCAAATGGAGGAGATCCTCCAGTTGGAGAGAGAGATCGAGCGCCTGCAGAAAAAGCGAGAGGACGAGGTGTCGCAGCTGTGCGAGTCGTCCAAACAGGAGCTGCAGTTGCGTCGGGATGCTGAGCTCAAGCGGATGAAGAAGGAGGCATCCCGGAAGGCAACAGAGCTCATCGACCTCCTGAACTTTGGGGGTGTGGATCCCTCTGCGGAAGCAGTCGGAGCCAAGCCTGTGGCGGAGGCGAAAACCGCAAAAGGGGCGAGCACAGCCGGAGGGGCCTCGAAAGAGGAGGATGTAGACGAAGGCTTCCATGCAGAGGAAGAGTGCATCCCCCTGCCAGACTTCCCACCTCCCGCTGAGTCCGACGCTCCCATAGATCAGGACATATTTGTTCATCTCccccctcctccacctgcttTTGCAGAGGGAACCGTTCCCCCCACGCCTCCTCCACTTCCAGTAGACGGCGTCCCCGCCACTGGaattcctccacctcctccgcTCCCTCCACCTGGAGACGGGGCTCccgttcctcctcctccaccggcagagggagagaaaaacgaggaaacaaaaacagacgCGGAGAGGAAAGTGAGCATGGTGGAGAGCCTGGTGGATGGAGAGGAGCCCATCTACAGCATGCCGGCGGATACGGAGTCGGACTACGACCAGGAAGACGAGGAGGGGTCTGTCAATGCCGGGGATGACAGCTCGGTGTCTGGAAGCAACCGCGGGAGCGCAGCCGTGACGGACGAGGAGCACCCGAGGAAATCCACCTGCACCAACACCAGCGTGGAGTCCTACAGAGGCAGCTCTGACTCT TACGCAGACAGCGAAGATGAACACGATGGCATGATGGACACTGATGAAGAGGTGACAAACGGACGTGTGACTTTGCTCAACGGAAATGGGCCACCATATTTCCATGGTTATCTCTACATGAAAG CTGGTCTGATGATCCCGTGGAAGCGGCGCTGGTGTGTGTTAAAAGACGAGACGTTCATGTGGTTCCGGTCCAAGCAGGAATCCTTGAAGTCCGGGTGGCTCTACAAGAAGGGAGGAGGACTGTCCACTCTTTCCCGGAGGTT aAACTGGAAGATGCGCTGGTTTGTGCTGCGAGACAGCAAACTTATGTACTACGAGAATGACAGCGAGGAGAAGCTGAAAGGAACCATCGACATCAGGGCGGCCAA GGAGATCGTGGACAATCATGAAAAGGAGAACGCTCTGAACATCGTGACAGACGAGAGGACGTACCAAGTGTTTGCTGAGTCGCCAGAAGATGCCAG TGGGTGGTTTAATGTGCTCAGCAAGGTGAGAGTGTGCACTCCTGAACAGCTGCTGGACATGTCCCACGAGCAGGCCAATCCTAAAAATGCTGTT GGAACTCTTGATGTAGGGCTTATCGACTCTGTTTGTGCATCAGACAACCCCGATCG CCCAAATTCGTTTGTCATCATTACGGCAAACCGGGTGATTCACTGCAACAGTGACACACCCGAGGAGATGCATCACTGGATCAGTCTGCTGCAGAAACCCAAGGGAGATGCCAGGATAGATGGACAGGAGTTTCTTGTCAGAG GTTGGCTCCACAAGGAGATGAAGACGAACGCTAAGAGCACGTCCCTGAAGCTGAAGAAACGGTGGTTTGTTTTGACCCACAACTCTCTGGATTACTACAAGAGCGCAGAGAAAAACTCATCCAAGATGGGGACTCTGGTCCTCAACTCCCTCTGCTCCGTCATCCAGCCGGATGAGCGGGTCCACAGGGAGACTG GCTACTGGAACATCATTGTGTATGGAAGGAAGCATTGCTATCGCCTATATACCAAAATGCTGAACGAGGCCATGAGATGGACGGCTGCAATCCTGGGAGTCATCGAAAGCAAAACTCCGATCGAAACCCCGACTCTGCAGCTCATCAGAGATATCAAG GAGAACAGTGTGAATGCAGAAATAGTGGAGCAGATGTACAGGAGGAACCCTATCCTGAGATACACACAGCATCCACTGCACTCGCCTCTGCTGCCGCTGCCTTACGGAGAGGTCACCAGCT TACATCGGCAGCAGGGCTACGCCAGTCTGCAGGACGAGGCGGTGAGAGTTTTCAATTCGCTGCAGGAGATGGAGACGCTGGCAGACACGGTGCCCATCATTCAGGGCATCCTGCAGACCTGCCAGGATCTGCGCCCTCTCAGGGATGAG gtTTATTGTCAGGTGATCAAGCAGACCAATCATGTGCCTCAACCAAACAGCCCAGCCAATCTGGCACACTGGCACCTGCTCACCTGCATGAGCTGCACCTTCCTGCCCAGTCGAGCCATCCTCAGATACCTCCGCTTCCACCTTAAAAG GGTACGGGAGCGCTATCCCGGCACCGATATCGAGCGCTATGCCAGCTTCATCGGAGAATCCCTGAAGAAGACCAAGACTCGTGAGTTTGTTCCATCTCAGGAGGAGATCGCCGCCCTGCTGCTCAGGCAGGAGATGAGCACCACTGTGTACTGCCACGGAGGAGGCTCCTGCAAGATCTCCATTAACTCGCACACCACAGCTGGAGAG gttgtTGAGAAGCTCATCAGAGGTCTGGCCATGGAGGACAGTAAGAACCTGTTTTCTCTATTCGAACACAACACTTTCACAGACAGAGCGCTGGAGAGCAGAGTGATCGTGGCGGACGTTCTGGCCAAGTTTGAGAG ACTGGCAGGCAgtgaagaggatgaggaggagggagagtgGAAACTGTACTTCAAGCTGTACTGCTTCCTGGATGTAGAGAGCATGCCCAAGGAGGGAGTGGAGTTTGCATTCATGTTTGAACAG GCTCATGAATCATTAATCAGCGGCCACTTCCCTGCCTCGGAGGAGACCTTGCAGCACCTGGCGGCTTTACGTCTCCAGTATCTCCATGGCGACGGGGCGGGTCGGGCTGGATGGAGCCTGGGAAGCGTCTACCCGATCGGACGCCTTCGGAATCGCATCTTGCAGTCCACCAAACCGGGCGTGGGAGCGGCAGGCGGAGCCGGGTCGAGAGGCAGCGGAGGAATCGGAGACGTGATCGGGACCATCGGAGGACAGGGCGGGACCGGGGCCAGCACGGAGAAACGAAAGACTCCCACCTTCAGGGATTCTTCCCTCAGGAAAAGCAAAACGGGTTCACTGAAGAAGCAGAAG GTGGAAGGGGAGCAGAGGCTGGAGATGTGGGTGAAGGAGGAGACATCTGCGACGCGCACCAGCATCCTGGAGAAGTGGACCCGTCTGCAGGGCATGCCACAGCACCAGGCCATGCTCAAGTACATGAGCATCATCAAGGAGTGGCCCGGATACGGCTCCACTCTCTTCGACGTGGAG TGTAAAGAAGGAGGGTTCCCTCATGATCTGTGGCTGGGTGTGAGTGCCGACAATGTTTCTGTGTATAAGCGAGGTGAACCGAAACCACTGGAGACGTTCCAGTATGAGCACATAACCTTCTTTGGAGCTTCACAGCCCTGCACCTATAAGATCATCGTGGATGAGAGGGAGATGTACTTCGAGACTCCACAG GTTGGAGAGATCACCAAGATCATGAAGGCCTACATCAACATGGTGGTGAAGAAGCGTTGCAGCATCATGTCTGTGACCAGCGTGGCCAGTTCCTGGGCCAGGTGA